DNA sequence from the Agromyces aureus genome:
CCTTACCGAGATCCGAACGACACGTCTGCCGAGGATGACGAAAACTCAGTGCTGATTTCAGCCATAATGGACTTCGTGACGAGCACTTCATTGACTTTCCAGGCGAGCGCGCCGGTGATCAAACGACCGAACACCGTTGCGGTGGGCACGATCGTCTGGCTCGGCAGCGAGGTCATGTTCTTCGCGGGCCTCTTCGCCATCTACTTCACGCTCCGGTCGATGTCGCCCGAGCTGTGGGCGGCGCAGTCCGGCATGCTGAACTTCCCGTTCTCGCTGACGAACACGATCATCCTCGTGCTCTCGTCGGTGACCTGCCAGTTCGGCGTGTTCGCTGCCGAGCGCATGCAGCCCTACGCCACCGGCTGGAAGCCGACGCAGTGGGGCATGGTCGAGTGGTTCTTCCTCACCTTCGCCATGGGCGCGGTCTTCGTCTCGGGCCAGGTCTGGGAGTACGCGATGCTCGTCTCCGAGGGCGTCTCCCTCTCGTCCGACTCCTACGGGTCGGCCTTCTACCTCACCACCGGATTCCACGGCCTCCACGTGACCGGCGGTCTCATCGCGTTCCTCCTCGTCATCGGCCGCGTCTTCGCCGT
Encoded proteins:
- a CDS encoding cytochrome c oxidase subunit 3 produces the protein MDFVTSTSLTFQASAPVIKRPNTVAVGTIVWLGSEVMFFAGLFAIYFTLRSMSPELWAAQSGMLNFPFSLTNTIILVLSSVTCQFGVFAAERMQPYATGWKPTQWGMVEWFFLTFAMGAVFVSGQVWEYAMLVSEGVSLSSDSYGSAFYLTTGFHGLHVTGGLIAFLLVIGRVFAVKNFGHKEATSAIVVSYYWHFVDVVWIGLFLVIYVLK